The following nucleotide sequence is from Borrelia puertoricensis.
ATTATCTATCGGATTTAATGAATAGAGGTTTGGTTATAAGAGAGAAACAAAGATTGGTACTTAATGTTGATGATATGCTGAATAATAATAGTTAAAAGTTCTAATAGATTTAATATAGAAGTTATAATGAATATAAAAAAGGAGAATTTTAATGGTAAGAGTAAGTATAATGTTTTTTGTTGTGTTTGTGATAAGTTGTGGTTACAATGCAAAAATAAGAGAAGAAGGAAGTTTAGCTCAAAAATTATTTGGAGCTAGGTCAAATAAAATGGTCCATCCTCCTAGTGGTGTCGTTACTCCTCCTGATGTTCCTCCTCCTCCTGATGTTCCTCCTCCTCCTGATGTTCCTCCTCCTCCTGATGTTCCTCCTCCTTCAGGTGAACAAAATGATATAATTGTTGAGCCGATAGATTTCGATTTATTTTTAGAGGATCTAGAAAAACAAGAAGCAACAACGAAAGAGGAAGCTTTAAAACAATTTTATGAAGCAAGAGAAGAGCTTTATACATTTAGACATGATATTAAACGTTATGAACCTGTTAATCATGCAGGAAAAGGTTTTCCGTTTTTGGTCTTTGATAATATATTTGACGTAAGAGAATGGGGATATAGTTTCAATGAAGAAATTATTTATGCTTCTATGAGGTATCATCCTGCGCTTATTTATGCTGTAGCATTTGCAATATATACAATGTATCCCCCTCGTAGTGTTTCTGAGTCCGCTTATCGTAGTATGGATGCATCAGAGAGGTTGAGGCTATATAATCGATATCGGCCTGCTATTAGAGATTTATTGAATATGTTAGGCAGAATGTCATGTTCTACTTTATTTCCCTTAAGTGGTAAATTTGCGGAGCCGAGAAATCGCCTTATTTTTGACAAATATTCGACTACGGAAGAAGTTATAAATCTTACGCAGAAAGTAAGAGAATATAGTATCTTGATAGGTTCTGTATCGCATATTCTTCTTGTTCTGACAAATTATAATTTGTCGAAAGAAGAAATGACAGCAGAAAGATTTTACAAGGTATTTAATAGACTGATCAATAGTAAAAATGGTAATGATGCAGTTATAGAGGTTGAAAAAGAGGAAAAAAGAGATTGGTGATTTGTTGCAAGAGATATTCTATAGAGGAGAAAAACTAGAATAGGAAGAAGAAATGAAAAGAATAGAAGAAAAGAATATGATGAAAAAGAGGAAGAATAAATAGAAAGAATGGGATAGAAGTAGTAAGCAATAAATCATTTAATGAATAAAGTTTTTGTTATAAGACATTTATAACAAAATGGGTAGCATGGTAAGAGAATGATTAAGTTTTTATATGTTATAATATGGATATTATGAAAATGTTGAGCATTTTTTTGGGAAGGTAAGGTGGTGTTTATGAAACAAGTATTAATTTTAATGTTATTTTTTGTTTGTATTGTTGTTAGTTTTGCCCAAAGTTATGATGAGATTGCTTCTGATACTGTAGCTACTGAAGGTAATATGGATAACAAGTTGTTGATTTATGAACTTCATAAACAAAATACTTTAGTGCCTTTTTTATTGAATTTTTTGTGGGTTTTGGTACAGGTTCATTCATGCAAGGAAATTTTACTGGTGGATTACTGATTTTAGGATTTGATATGTTGGGTGTAGGTTTGATTAGTGGTGGTATATATTCTCTTTCTCAATATAAAGGTATTGAAACACCAACGTTTGCATTATCTTTGGTGTCTTTAGGTGGAATTACTTTATTTATAACACGAATTGTTGAGATAATAAGTCCCTTTACATATGCGTCTAGTTATAATAGGAAACTTCGAGAAAAATTGGGTATATCTTTGGGAGGATTTAAGCCCCAATTTGAAGTAAATTTCAACGAAAATGCTGGTTTGTCGTTTGAACTTGCTTTTACTAAGAAGTATTGATTATAAAATGTAAAATAAAATTTGAGTATAGTTTTAATATGTTTACTTACGGTTACCTTGTAATAAGGTAACCGTATTGAATATGTAATTCTTAAATTTTTGTTGAAATTATGCTTTATTTTATAAAGTTGCAATATAATGACATATTATGATCCTTATACATCAATTAAATGAAATGTATATTATGGGACGCAAGGTAAGTTTATTATCAATAGTGTTTTTAGTTTTATTTATTACAAGTTGTAATCATGGTGAAAGTTTAAGAAATATTATCAGTAAGATTAGTAATGATGGTATTGTTGAGGATAATATTGGTAGCGTTCCCTTCAATAGAGATGGTAATAAGGTTTTGGAGCAAGATTTTGAACTTGATGAAATTAAGGAAGAAAATGTTAATGTAGGTCAAGAGGATATAATTTTTGAAGTTCAAAATGAGAAAAAAGATGAAATTGGTTTTAATATACCTTCTTTGGAAAATTTTGATAATGAATTTAAAAAATTGCAATGGTGGTGTGGATATAATGAAAAGACTCTGTCAAATCTTTATAAAATGTCCTTTGCGGCTGGAGATATGGTTGGTAAATTTTATGATATTTGGACTAAATCTATTGAAGAGTATAATAGAGCTGATAAGGCTTTGGATCAAGCTATTTCTGAACTTGCTCAAATTAAGAATTCTGTATCCGTTGAAGATAATAAGGATAATAGAATTTTTGATGCTGAAAAAAAATTGGATGTTGCTATTGACGCTTGGAAAAAAGCAGGAGAAGTTAAACAAAAAGCTGAGGAAGACTGTAGGGCTGCTGATGATTATGCCAGAAAGATTGAGGCAACCATTGAGGTTTTGCTTAGATCTTTAAAAAATATATAGGGAGAAGAATT
It contains:
- a CDS encoding P13 family porin, with protein sequence MQGNFTGGLLILGFDMLGVGLISGGIYSLSQYKGIETPTFALSLVSLGGITLFITRIVEIISPFTYASSYNRKLREKLGISLGGFKPQFEVNFNENAGLSFELAFTKKY